Below is a window of Sulfolobales archaeon DNA.
TCATGATAGCTGTTGCGATAGCGATTCCAGTGATGTTTCTCCTCCAGGCATGGTTAACAGGACAGATAGCCAAGATGCCTGAGCTGGAGTCTGTAGCAGCTACCTATAATGCTAAACTCATTAATACGAATACTATATTGGTAAGTATTACTGTTACTAACAATGGTAATGATCCTATAAGTGTTGATAGCATCTTAGCCGTGTATACCACGAGCAACGGATCTATAAAGCCGCTAAACACAACCACAACGCTATCTGGAAATCTGCCAATAACTATAGATCCCAAGTCAAGTAAAACCATCATAATAAATATTGATGGAGCCTCGAATGTCGATAGCATAGTTGTGGCTGTAAGATCGCTAACTACAAATGCTCAGAAAATGATAAAGGCAACAGGAATTTGATGGTGATCTAGTTGCTTAGATTTTACACAAAAAACCTTTTTTCTAGATCTAAAAGCATTGAATCGATTCTAAGAAGGAGACTCATAGGAAGCAAGGGATCCATTATGGCTAAGAGGGTTAGCACAACAGATGAGGAGAATATAAGCACTATTACCATAAATCAGGATAAAACGAATTCAGAGTTTGGAGAGATCCTATTTGAATATAGCGTGGGGCCATATAAAATCTCTGTCATGAGCCTAGATGGAGAGTATATATATCTTTCTGAGCTGGTTCCTAAGCCCTCTAAAGAGTTATTAACTATTATAGAGGGGGCGGCGCGGGAGCTAATTAGATATGTTCCTGAAGATCAGGATCTGGATGACTATTATATAGCAGAAGTACTTAAGAGGATCTATAGTATTCCGCACGACTATATAGATCTCTCTATCTACCTAGTTAAGGAGAAGCTTAGATATGGTAAAATCCAGGTTCTTCTAGACGACCCCTATGTAGAGGATATAAGTGTAAGCGGTCCAGGCCCTGTTTGGATCAGGCATAGGAGTATAGTTGAGATAAACCCTAATGTAGATATGATTAGAACAAATATAGTGCTTAGCATGGATGACGTGCTCTCTCTACAAAGATATATATCTACTAGATGTGGTGTATATCTATCTAGATCGAATCCAATAGTGGATACACAGCTTCCAAACTCCGACGGCGGGCACAGGGTTCATATGGTTGATATCATAGTAGCCGGTGAAAGGCCAGAGATATCTATTAGGAAGAAGCTGAGGGAAAGGGTAACAATTGAATGGCTAATCGAGAGGGGATCTATCCCGAGGGCTGTAGCAGAGTATCTAAAGCTTGTGGTTTGGAGTAGAGGCTCCATCGTAATTGCAGGGCCCCCTTCTAGTGGTAAGACCACGCTTTTAAAGGCAATACTATATAGCTTTGTACCTCCAACCTGGAAGGTAATTATTATAGAGGATACCCCAGAGATAGAGATACTTGAGAACAGCCCCTGGATAAGATATTCCACATATGATCTCGGATCTCTTCACATAGATCAATTTCTTCTCGCAAAGGCAGCACTTAGATCATCTGCTAACAAGATCCTAGTCATAGGTGAGACTAGAGGAGCTGAAGCACAGGTTCTCTCACAGGCCCTTAATATGGGTATGGGTGCAATAACAACATTCCACGGCGGATCCTCGGAAGAGGTTATTACAAGACTTATGTCCCCACCAATAAGTCTCTCAAAACACCAGATCAGCAGTATATGGACAATAGTTGTAATGAGCTCTGAATGCCAGGAGATCCGTAAAACATCGAGATGCGTGCGTAGCGTAGATGAGATAATACCTATAGGAGATGATATTAAGATTAAGAACCTATACTCTCTAGGGATAGGAGAGCCGAACACTGGAGAGCTTATATTGAATAGCTCTAGACTACCCACCTATGTAAAGGAGAAGGCGGCGATAGCTGTAGCTGAGAAGGGGGGTAATGGTGGGGCTTCTAGCTGATATAAGAAGAAGATATATAGATCTTGTTTCGCTCTCGATTTCCAGCTATAGAGACTATATATCGCTTGGGGCTGAGGCTAGATTAGCTCTAATCGGATCTTTAGCTTCTATAGTATCATCGATCTTAATTATAATCTTTATAGAGATACACTATAAGTTTGAACTATCCTTTCTAATAGCTGTGGTTGGAACACTGTTATCTAGTTATAAGGTAATAGAGAGGATCTCAAAATCTCTTGAGAGGAGAAAGGGGCTTGTGGAAGAGCTTCCCTATCTAATGTTCATGGCATCTGTCACAGCCAAGACGGGTATGGAATTAATAGAAGCGTTAACATTTATAGCTACTAACGATAGCAAAGGGAGGGTTTTTAGATATTTCTCAGGTATATCGAAGAGACTGGTTAACATATCTAAATATATAAGCATCTATGATGCCTTAGAAAATATATCGGGTATACCAAGAGCTGTTAAGAGGGTATTTCTTAGCTATATAGCTAGCATCGCCCAAGGTATAGGTGTCGAGGCCTTAAGATCTATGGGGGCGGAGATGATCAGGGAGTCATCGAAGCAGATCTCTAGAATAATAGATCTTTCCGCCCAGGGAGGGCTACTAGCTGTGATGATTATGACAACAGCTCCTATGCTGATCCTAGGTATTTCCCCAATAGTTGGAGGCTATATAGCACTTTCAGCGGCTATCATGATTACTATTGCGACACCACTTATATTGATAGCTATACCTCCAACGCCATACCCATTTAGGCAGATCCCCGTATTATCGCCTAAACTATATTCAATACTTAGGGCACTATCTATTTCAACCCTTATTGGGCTCTACATAAGTCTGTATATACAGATGCTTATACAACCAGTTAATTTACCATCTAGAGAACCCATTATGAGCTTGATCTATATTTTCTCCTTATTACTAATAGTTCTAGGCCTTATCTTCACAGCTATTTATATCTTCTATATTAGAAATATGAGATCGATTAGAGATCTCTTAGAGGCGGCTGGTAGCTATGTTAGAGTATATAGAACCCTAGCAGGTTTCGATATAGATAGATATCTTAGTGGTATAAAGCTATCGGTTCCATGGATACTAAGCTATATAGCGCTTTCAGTTAGATTTCTAATGGAAAGGGGAGAGATAGATCCATACGTATTTAGTAGATTTTCAGATGAGATAGGGGATATTCTTTCGAAGAGTGTTAATAAGCTCTTCACATCTTCGATCCCTCTAGCATCCTCGCTTCTGCAACCAATATTTCTCTCCCAGATTATCTTAATGATGCATGTTGGAGAGCTATATACATTCATATTATCAGCTGTATCCATACTTGCAGCATCACTTATATCCTCTAAGGTGTTCTTCGGCGAGATCTATAATACTCTTATCCCTGGGATATCGATGATCCTTCTCTCACTGCTTATGCCTTTGAGGTGACGAATATGATCCAAAGGATTGGAAAGACCTATAAAGTGGAAGAAGTGAGGAGGATAGAGGTACCGCAGCTTCTAGCCAGCTATGGTCTTACGCTAAAGCCCTCTAGAATTAACCTGGAAGCGATATTTGTTGAGGTTCAAAGCAATATAGATATTATAGTGAGGCCCTCGATCGGGATTAAAACTAGCTCTATAAAGCCATGGATCTTCTATGTTGAGTCAGATGTTCCCAGGCTCTGTATAGATTCAGCATGTTATAATCTAGAGAATAGGCTCAAGATCGCTCCGCTTAGCGAGAATACCTTTATAGCCTCCTCTGGGAAAAAGGGCTATCTGATCGAGGTACTGGGGGAGGGGTTGAGTGTGAGAAATATAGATGTTGGGGGGATTATAGGTTATGCACCATTCACAGATAGGATAGTGCTTCTCATATCATCGAGAGGGCTTAGGAGGAAGGTGATGGCAGTTGATCAGGGATACACCTATAGTATTGATTCTTATTGTATTGAGAGGGTGGAGGGGCATTCACTAGTAGCTTATGAGTCTGAGGGATACACAAGGATCTACTTTGGAGTAGACTATGGTGGCTACTCCTTCTACGATATCAAGGGATCTCCAAGTATATGTAGCATAGGTCATCGTGTTGCAAGCATAGGAATCAATGGGAAGGGCTCTATATACATTGGTAGAGGCCTCTATCTAGAAACCCCTCTAAACTCAAAGGCCATTGCATGGATACCCGAGAAGAGAGAGCTTCTCCTATATGATGAGAAAAGTGGATGGCTCATAGAGAGTGACTTAAAGAGTTTTAAACCTATAGCTAGGCTGCCGGAGAAACCTATATATATTGGCTCTACTAAAGACTCCCATATAGTATCTGTATCAGGCAATATTCTAGCTATAAAGGATTCTATTCTAGTTAGACCCGATCTACATGGGCGGATGATTAGAGCTGTTTCAGCAAGCCATAAGGGTATTGTTATCGACACCGGTAATAATACGTTGATCGCATCTATAGATGGGAGGGTTCTAAAAGAACTGAAGAAGAGAGAGGATATAACCTGTTGGGGCTTTACGGATAAGCTTCTCTGTATATCAGGTTACTTCATAGGTATTATAGATCCTGATAAGGAGGAAGAGATCATTGTAGGTGAGCTTGAACAAGAACCTGGGATCTATGTAAAGGGATCTAAAGCGATCCTAGATATAAGTTTAGAGGGGCCAATAGATATTCTAGATAGTATTAGAGATGGAGATAGGTATATTGCTAAGATAGCATCGAAGACGCTTACAGGTGAAGTAGAGGTTAAGATGGTGCTTAAAAACCTATTGGAAGATCATGTGTTAAATGCTAAGCTACATATACCGCTACCTGAGATCGAGGTAGTAGAGGCTGAAATGATCACAACACCAAGTGGGATTTTTATGAAGTGTAATAGCCCTGGTTATGTAAAGGCTATTATCAATATGAGAGGAAAAGAGGGATTCCACGAACTCTATAAATATGTTGCAAGGGTGAAGACTGGAGAAAAGGTTATTGGTAAGAAGAGCTTCATATATATAGGAAATGCAGAGCCGATTAAACTAGAAATATGTATAGATGCAGGAGTTGAAGAAGCGGAGCTCGAGATAGTAGGTTTTAGAGAGGTAGAGGGAGAGGCATTCTATAGATCAACTGTTAGGGGCAGATCTATAGATATGATACCAAAGCTGGAGATAATACATAGAGAAGGATTTAGCAGAATATATCTAAAGATAAACACAATCGGAGATCTCAAGGTAGATAGAGCTACGTTGAGACTCTCCTGCCTAAACACCGTCTTTGAAAAGAGCGTTGAGGGGGAGGATGAAATAGTTATGAATATCGCTGGATGCGAAGCACCCGCCTCAATATCTATAATCGCTGAGGCTGGGGGATTTATATGGCGATTCTCAAGAAATATCACTCTTAAGGAGTTAGAGATATGCTTAAACAAATATATGAGTCAGGGCACACTAGAT
It encodes the following:
- a CDS encoding type II/IV secretion system ATPase subunit produces the protein MAKRVSTTDEENISTITINQDKTNSEFGEILFEYSVGPYKISVMSLDGEYIYLSELVPKPSKELLTIIEGAARELIRYVPEDQDLDDYYIAEVLKRIYSIPHDYIDLSIYLVKEKLRYGKIQVLLDDPYVEDISVSGPGPVWIRHRSIVEINPNVDMIRTNIVLSMDDVLSLQRYISTRCGVYLSRSNPIVDTQLPNSDGGHRVHMVDIIVAGERPEISIRKKLRERVTIEWLIERGSIPRAVAEYLKLVVWSRGSIVIAGPPSSGKTTLLKAILYSFVPPTWKVIIIEDTPEIEILENSPWIRYSTYDLGSLHIDQFLLAKAALRSSANKILVIGETRGAEAQVLSQALNMGMGAITTFHGGSSEEVITRLMSPPISLSKHQISSIWTIVVMSSECQEIRKTSRCVRSVDEIIPIGDDIKIKNLYSLGIGEPNTGELILNSSRLPTYVKEKAAIAVAEKGGNGGASS